The stretch of DNA ACTACGTCGCCGTCGAGGAGAGCGCGTGACGAGGTCCGCCGTAGTCTGGCGGTACTACCGGTACGGGGTCGGTAACGCTCAAAGACGATCTTGAACGTCCGATGCGGTAAATACCTCCGGCAGCGTCCGGACACGTATGGTCTCCAGACCACTCGCAGTCGCAGGCGTATTGGCCCTCCTGCTGGCCGGCGGTGCCGGCTTCGCGGTCGCGAACAACGGCGGCGTCCCACAGGACGCCGAGAACGCGACCGTCGGCGTCAGCGCCGACGCCACGGTCGAACGCAGCGCGGACCGAGCCGTACTGAGCGTCGCCGCGGTCGGCCGCGGTGAGACCGCCGCGGCCGCCCGCGACAACGTCTCCGCGGACGCGGTCGCCGTCCAGGAGGCGCTCGACGAGGCGGGCGCGAACGTCACCTCGTCGAGTTTCCGCATCCACCCGGAGTACGAGCGCACCGAGGACGGCCGTGAACAGGTCGGCTACGTCGCCGTCCAGACGATCGAGGCCGAGACCGGGGACGTCGACGCCGTCGGCGACCTCATCGACGTCGCCGTCGACGCCGGCGCGGACCGCGTCGAGGGCATCCGCTACGAACTGAGCGAGGAGACGCGACAGGCCGCCCGCGAGGAGGCGCTCACCACGGCGATGGAGCGAGCGCGCGCCGACGCCGAGACGGTCGCGGCCGCCGAAGGCCGCGACGTCGCGGGCGTGTTGACGATCCAGACCAGCGATAGCGGCCCGTACGTGGTCCGCGCCGAGATGGCCGCCGCCGGCGACGCCGGCGGGACCAGCCTCTCGCCCGGCCCCGTCACGGTCGACGCCTCGGTCAGCGTCACCTACGAACTGGACTGAGAAACCACCCTTCTCCGGCTACTCGTCGTCGAACGGGAGTTCGAGCTCGTAGCCGACGGCGTCGATGGCCGCCTGCAACACGGCCTCGACGTTGTCGTCCTCGGTGACGCTCATGTAGTGGTCGGCCTCGACGTCGGTCGAGCGGTCGCTCTTGTTCGCGACGGTCAGGACGGGCGCGTCGAACCGCCCCTCGATGTCGTCCCGTAAGTCCAGTTGCTGGGCGAGCGGGTAGCCACACGCCTCGCTGGGGTCGACGAGGACGAGGACGGCGTCGGCGAGGTGTTCCAGCGCGCTGACGGCCTGGGACTCGATCCGGTTGCGCTCCTCGGGTGGCCGGTCGAGCAGTCCGGGCGTGTCGACCAGTTGGTAGCGGATGCGCTGGTGTTCGACGTGGCCCACGCGGATCTGGGTCGTCGTGAAGGGGTAGGCGGCGATCTCGTTGTCCGCGCGGGTGACGCGGTTGACGAACGACGACTTCCCGACGTTGGGGTAGCCGGCGACGACGATTGCCGGCTCGTCGGGGCGGATGTCCGGCAGCCCCTTCAGCGCCTCGCGGGCCGTCGCGACGGCCGCGAGGTCGTCTTCGACCTCCTCGGTCACGTCGGCGATGCGGGCGAAGGCCTGCTTGCGGAGCTTCCGCGCGGTGTCCTCGTCGCCCCGCACCACGCGGCTCTCGTACTCCTGGCGGATCTCCTTGGCCTTCCGGCCGGCCCAGGACACCTCCGAGAGGTGCTGTCTCAGCGCGTCGATACCGCCCTTCTCGTCGGGGTAGGCGTCGCTCAGCACGGCGTCGGCGAGTTCGACGTAGAAGGGGTCCAGTCGGTCGATGGTCGGCCACGAGGTGGCGACGTTCTCGAGGTTGTCGGAGACGATGTTCGAGGCCGTCATCAGCATCGACTGCTGGGCCTCGGTCCCCTCCTTCGCCCCGCCCGCCCGCGACGCCCGGGAGAAGGCCTTGTCCAGGACCTCCTCGGCTCTCGGCGTGGTCGGGAGGTTCTCGAAGGGTTGACTCATTACGGCCTCTTTTGCCGCCAGCACATAAAAGGGCGTCCAATCGGGGGAGACGGCTCCGACGCGGGGGCGGCGACCACACCGAATATTACCGTCGGGGCTCACGTCCACGTCGAATGCGCGGGGACACGGCGGTGGCGGCGGCCGGGACCGAGGTGAGGCCACATCGATGAGCCGGCTGTCCTGGCTCCGCTTCGAGAGCGAACTGCTGGGCAACGATCCCCGGGAGTGGTTCGTCCTGACCGGCGACCGACGGCTGGTGACCGTCCTGCAGGTCATCGGGCTCGCGGGGACGCTGGCCGTGGTGTTCGCCGTCGGACTGGTACCGCTGCGTGCCGACACGCCGGTCCTGTTCCTCCTGTTCGCGCTGATCGCGGGGAACTTCACGCTGATCGCCATCGTCACCTCGCTCAGCCAGTTCGTCCTCAGCCGCCGCCTGGAGTCCCCGGGGGACGTCCGCTCGGAGATCGACGACACCGTCGCCTACCGCCAGGACGTGGGCGAGACCACCGGGCAGTCGCTGATGCCGGTCAAGCCCGACGCCTTCTTCCGGCTGCTGTTCCGGAGCGCGCGCGACGACATCGAGCGCCTCGCGACCGTGACCGAGGAGACCCGGACCAGGCGGACCCGCGAGGAACTCGAGACGCTGGTCGCGGGGCTGGAGACCCACGTCGACTACGTCGTCGGCCTGCTGGAACGCGAGGAGAGCGAGATGAAACACGCGCTGTTCGCCTCGGTCACGACCGACTACGAGAACTACGTCCACCGGACGTGGTACCTCCAGACGGAGTACGCCGACGAGTACACCGACGCGGTGACGGAGCCGCTCGGTCGCCTGACCGAGACGCTGGAACACATCGTCGTCGCCAAGCGGCTGTTCAAGACGACGTTCATCGAGGCCGAGATCTCCGAGCTCTCGCGGTACCTGCTGTACGTCGGCCTCCCCGCACAGATCTCGGCCGTGCTGGTGACGCTGCTGTACACCACGAGCGGAGTCGCGCCGTCGGTGTCGCCGCCGGTGACGCGGGTGCTCGTCCCGGCAGTCCTCACGGCCGGGTTCACCCCCTTCTTCCTGCTGAGTTCCTACGTCGTCCGCCTGTCGGTGATGGCCCGTCGGACCGCCGAGCAGTTCCCGTTCAGCTCCCAGCTGGAGAGCGCGATGGCCGACCGCGACGAGTTCACGCGGGACGACTGAGCCCCCGCCACACGCTTTTCAGCCTCCCGTCCCCACAGCCGGTATGGCACACATCGACGCCGGCGAGGTCCTCCCCAACGAGCACGTCCAGCGGATGGCCGCCGACGGGACGATCACGCAGATGCACCGCGGCCACCGCTACGCCGACGAGGGCGACACCTTCGAGATCGACGGGACCACCTTCGAGGTGACCGACGTGACCGAGCGGACGCTGGGGGACCTGACCGACGAGGACGCTCGCCGGGAGGGCTCCGAAGACCTCGACGCGTACCGGGAGCGACTTCGTCGGGTCCACGACGAGTTCGAGTGGGACGACGACAGCGAGGTCGTCCGGCATCGGTTCCGCCCGATCGGGGAGTGAGGCGGTCGGTGGCGTCCCGGGGACCGGCACAAGACCTTTTCCGATCTGTGTGGTAGTCCCTGACGTGCCGCCCTCCAGACGAGCGACCCTCGCGGCGATCGGCGCGACGGCCGTCGCGCTGACGGCCGGCTGTTCGTCCCTCGACGCCGGTGGGGGTGCGACCGAGACGACCGCCGACGCGGCGTTCGTGGTCCGTCTCAGCGGCCCGGAGACGGACCGCGTCCTGTTCGACGGGGGCGACGTCGCGACCGTCGGGGAGGTAAAGACCGGCGGGAGCGCGGCCCGCCTCCCGCTGACCCTGACCGACGCGGCGACAGCCGACGTCGTCGAGACCTTCGAGACAGCCGGCGTCGACGAGACGCCCGAGGAGTACGCGATCCTGCAGTTCCACGAGGGCGAGGCGGTCGGTCGGTTCGGCGTCGCCCCCTCGCTGGCCGAGGCCGTCGCCGACGGCGAGTGGGACGGCCGCCTGTCGCTGACCTTCCCGGACCGCGAGCGAGCCGGCGAGGTCCGTTCGACCCTCGCCGACGGAAGCGGGTGAGCCGACCGCTCAGAAGCCGCCGTACCGCAGGTACACCATGTCCAGGATGAGCAGCAGCTGGAACAGTCCCTGGACCCCGCCCAGCATCGCGTTCTGCTTGCCGATGGCCGAGATGACGCCGGCGTCGGGCGCGGCGGAGGTCATCTCCTTGTAGATGCGGATCTCGCCGGGCATCAGGAAGCCAAAGCCCTGCACCGACAGCAGCGTCACCAGCACCAGCGCGACGGCGATGGCCGGCGACGTCATCTGGAACTGGCCGATCGTGGTTGCGACCCACGCCAGCGATCCGACGGTCCCGACGGCGAAGGGGACCTGCCAGCGCCAGTCCGACCAGGCGTTCAGCCGCCACCCCAGAAGCAGCAGGATGGGGATCACGTTCGCCGCGGTGAACAGCGCCAGCCACGGCGTCGCGTGCGGGAAGACGCCGAGCCGGAGCGCCAGCGTGATGCCGCCGGCGATGGTCACCAGCGCCATCGACGGCAGGAAGAACGCGGTCTTGGGCGTCAGCCGCTCGAAGACGGCCGCGCTCTGTTCCTCCTCCAGCCCGCCGATGACCGGGCCGAGGATCGCACCGAGGAAGATGTCGGTG from Haloarcula litorea encodes:
- a CDS encoding SIMPL domain-containing protein, translated to MVSRPLAVAGVLALLLAGGAGFAVANNGGVPQDAENATVGVSADATVERSADRAVLSVAAVGRGETAAAARDNVSADAVAVQEALDEAGANVTSSSFRIHPEYERTEDGREQVGYVAVQTIEAETGDVDAVGDLIDVAVDAGADRVEGIRYELSEETRQAAREEALTTAMERARADAETVAAAEGRDVAGVLTIQTSDSGPYVVRAEMAAAGDAGGTSLSPGPVTVDASVSVTYELD
- a CDS encoding NOG1 family protein — protein: MSQPFENLPTTPRAEEVLDKAFSRASRAGGAKEGTEAQQSMLMTASNIVSDNLENVATSWPTIDRLDPFYVELADAVLSDAYPDEKGGIDALRQHLSEVSWAGRKAKEIRQEYESRVVRGDEDTARKLRKQAFARIADVTEEVEDDLAAVATAREALKGLPDIRPDEPAIVVAGYPNVGKSSFVNRVTRADNEIAAYPFTTTQIRVGHVEHQRIRYQLVDTPGLLDRPPEERNRIESQAVSALEHLADAVLVLVDPSEACGYPLAQQLDLRDDIEGRFDAPVLTVANKSDRSTDVEADHYMSVTEDDNVEAVLQAAIDAVGYELELPFDDE
- a CDS encoding ASCH domain-containing protein is translated as MAHIDAGEVLPNEHVQRMAADGTITQMHRGHRYADEGDTFEIDGTTFEVTDVTERTLGDLTDEDARREGSEDLDAYRERLRRVHDEFEWDDDSEVVRHRFRPIGE